One Ruficoccus amylovorans genomic window carries:
- a CDS encoding zinc ribbon domain-containing protein, with protein sequence MMTRAKTLFFWRTVGAKKRFGAGFTLHRGGAGRHRGDVNADVQKLLTLQERETRKLALETQLHLIPREVDKAKARVAEEQAAIEADRQALKQIEVRRVDLDKEVQTLEAQVIKYKTQQMEVKKNEEYTALTHQIESLEAQIGTCEEQEIGLMLTFDEQTKATADSEAAHREQIRLFEKEIERLNKQMEAVQGEIGEASAAAEAAAGDVPAKWLDAYRVAHNRHPRAPWAVPMRDQHCGGCYLKVSGEVEGTVLKDKEPAHCDSCGRLLYRE encoded by the coding sequence CTTCACAGGGGCGGTGCTGGCCGCCATCGTGGCGATGTGAACGCCGACGTGCAGAAACTCCTCACCCTGCAAGAGCGGGAAACACGTAAACTCGCGCTCGAAACGCAGCTTCACCTGATCCCCCGTGAGGTGGACAAGGCCAAGGCCCGGGTGGCCGAGGAGCAGGCCGCCATCGAGGCCGACCGGCAGGCGCTCAAGCAGATCGAGGTGCGGCGGGTCGATCTGGACAAGGAGGTGCAAACCCTCGAAGCCCAGGTCATCAAGTACAAGACCCAGCAGATGGAGGTCAAAAAGAACGAGGAGTACACGGCGCTCACTCACCAGATCGAGTCGCTGGAGGCGCAGATCGGCACCTGCGAGGAGCAGGAAATCGGGTTGATGCTGACCTTTGACGAGCAGACCAAGGCCACCGCCGACTCCGAGGCCGCCCACCGCGAGCAGATCCGGCTTTTTGAAAAGGAAATCGAGCGGCTGAACAAGCAGATGGAAGCCGTGCAGGGCGAAATCGGCGAGGCCAGCGCCGCCGCCGAAGCCGCCGCCGGGGACGTTCCGGCCAAGTGGCTCGATGCCTACCGCGTCGCCCACAACCGCCATCCCCGCGCCCCCTGGGCCGTGCCCATGCGCGACCAGCATTGCGGCGGCTGCTACCTGAAGGTTTCCGGCGAAGTCGAGGGCACCGTCCTCAAGGACAAGGAGCCCGCCCACTGCGACAGTTGCGGCCGCCTGCTCTACCGGGAGTAG